One region of Quercus lobata isolate SW786 chromosome 2, ValleyOak3.0 Primary Assembly, whole genome shotgun sequence genomic DNA includes:
- the LOC115965968 gene encoding uncharacterized protein LOC115965968, translated as MSRPEVNEILFAFIAVASHAVSLVLVRVDNGVQMPVYYVSKSLHEAKVCYLPLEKVILAVVHATHKLPHYFQSHTIVILTQLPPRSLLQSADYTGRIAKWGTIIGAFDNKYMPRTSVKGQVLADLVAEFVESLLEERMEKQNMDGKSVGYSTLAYPQGNGQGETVNKVIVNRLKKRLDNAKGKWVEELSHVLWTYQTTPHRSTRETPFSMTYDAEAIIPLEIGFPTLKTSSE; from the exons ATGTCTAGACCTGAGGTGAATGAGATTTTGTTTGCTTTTATTGCAGTGGCCTCCCACGCAGTGAGCTTGGTACTGGTACGGGTTGATAATGGTGTGCAAATGCCAGTTTACTATGTAAGcaagtcactacatgaggccaAGGTTTGTTACCTACCACTAGAAAAGGTCATATTGGCAGTGGTGCATGCTACGCATAAGCTCCCCCACTACTTCCAATCACACACAATTGTTATTCTAACCCAACTTCCGCCCAGATCTCTACTCCAAAGTGCTGATTATACAGGGAGGATTGCCAAGTGGGGTACGATCATAGGGGCTTTTGATAacaagtacatgcctcgcacctctgtcAAGGGTCAAGTCCTTGCTGATTTGGTGGCCGAATTTGTTGAATCCCTATTAGAAGAGAGAATGGAGAAGcagaacatggatggaaaatcggttgg GTATTCCACCCTAGCTTACCCACAGGGGAATGGACAGGGCGAGActgtcaataaggtcatagtaAATAGACTCAAAAAGAGATTGGAcaatgcaaaaggaaaatgggtggaagagttgTCACACGTCCTTTGGACCTATCAAACCACGCCTCATAGGTCAACAAGGGAAACAccattttcaatgacttatgatGCTGAGGCTATTATTCCTCTGGAGATTGGATTCCCAACGTTGAAAACGAGTTCCGAGTAA